CAACTTCTGAAAACATTTGAGATGTTAAGAAAAAGGTTTTTCCCTTTTTCTTTTCCTCTATAATTAGATTTGCCAGTTTGCTTTCAAGGGCTGGATTTAAATGTTTAAATGGTTCGTCAAAAATATAGATTTCAGGATCATGCATAAAGGCTGCAACAATCGATAGCTTTTGCTTGTCTTCACTTCCCATTCTGTCAATCCTGGCAGATTGATCCAAATTGAAAATTTCTGATAATTCATTGCGGCTTTGTTTAACTTCAGCTGAATTTGTTCGCCGGAGCCTGCTCATGAAATCAAGGTATGATTTAACTCTCATACCTTCGAAAAAAGCGGGATCTTCAGGTATGTAACCAAGATTTTTTTTGATAGCAGAGGCTTTTAAAAATGTGTTCATTCCATTGATTAATGCTTGCCCCCTACTGCTTCTGTGAAATCCCATAAGAAGTCTGATTATTGTTGTTTTACCAGCAGTTTCGGGGCCGATTAAGCCAACAACTTCACCTTTTTTTACTAAAAAATTTAGGTCGAATACACCATTACCATTTAAATATTTCAAAGTTAAATCTTGTACTTCAATCATTTCTATCTCCTCAAACCGTCCAGAATATTAAAATAATTTGACAATAATGCAAATTCCTGACCTGTTAAAGCTTCACCACGGACATTTAAAGCAATCCCACAATGTTCAAGTGCTTCAACTACCTGTTCTTTAGAAAAAGAAGTATTAGTCGTTAAGCTGTTTATCAGTGTCTTTCTGCGATTAATAAAACCAGCCTTTACTATTTTGAAAAATGTTTCCTTATTATCGACTATTAGATCAGGTGATTTTTTCTTTTTCATTGAAACAACAATGGAATCAACCTTTGGTTTAGGCATAAAAACATTTGCCGGTACTAAAAATTCAATTTTGACATCCGCGTAAAATTGAGCGGCAATACTCAAAGATCCATAGGCTTTAGTGCCAGGCACTGCACATAGCCTTTCTCCTACTTCTTTTTGTATGAGAAACACCATTTTTTCAATTGCTAGATCCATTTCCAGAAATCCCATAATAATTGGTGTTGTAATATAATAGGGTAAATTTGCTACAACTTTTAAATTGTTGTAAGTATCTTTTTCTATTAATGACTTGATATCGGTTTTCAGGATATCGTTTTGAATAATTTCAACATTATTATATTCATTTAGCGTTTCGGAAAGAACCGGGATTAACTTCTTATCGATCTCTACACTATAGACTTTATTTGCCTTTTCGCATAATACTGCTGTTAAAGTTCCAATCCCAGGTCCTATTTCAATTATAAGATCATCCGGTCCTATATCACCAGTGTCAGCAATTTTTTTAACAATGTTATCATCAATTAAAAAATTTTGACCATAGCGTTTATTGAAATGCAGATCATATTTATTTAAGACTGATTTAATCACCTTTGGTGATGTCAATTTCTCCATTAATTTCCTTTCAATAGTTACTGTTAAATTTCAAATCAATTGCTGTCTATTATACCTTTTATAAGCTTTTTATTGAAGCCTTTAATCAAATCAATACAATTTTTTTACAAGTAAGTATTAAGTCTATTCGCTACACAACCCATTCTTAACTACAATTTTTATATTTCTGATAATTTTTCCTCAAATATATTCGTTCCAGGATTAGCAAACTTAACAGTTTCGTAACTTGACTGCTTTTTTTTGACAATTTCTATTAAATTCCACAAATCATCTATCATATAGGTAGGATTGCATTGTTTTAGAGCACTGGGACTATTATATCCCCATTCTACAGCAGCAACATCTACGCCAACCTTCTGACAGGCTTCAATATCACGTGTTTCGTCGCCGACATATAACATTTCTTCCGGTTTTATTCGCGACCATCTCATAACTTTTCGAATTTTTTCAGCTTTAGACATTAAGGCAGAACATTTAACAAATTTTATTTCATCTTCCAGGTAATATTTTTTCAAAAAGTGATTGACGGTTTTTTTTATGTTTGATGTTAAAATTCCGCAAAATTCAACCTGTTTATTCAACTCAATGAAAAAATCATGAATATCTGTATTGAAAGCATGAATTTCAGAAGATTCCAGTCTAAGCATTTTTTGACCTTCTTTAATTACTTTTGGAAAATGATGCAATGGTATATCTACAATTTCCAAAATTTCTTTAATATGCAAATTTTTGATATGTTGCAATTCTTCCATTGTAACTTGACTGTAGTTGTATTTACGAGCCAAACGATTATATATTTCGAATGCTTTCTCTTCAGTATCAGCTAGAGTCCCGTCAAAATCAAAAATAACACATTTATACGGCATATAAGCCTCCTTTATAATAAAACTAAGTTAACAGTTTAGCGACCCCTTTATCCTCAGTTGCAAAATCTCCCAACATTATATCCGAAAAATACAATATACTTATATTCTCTCTTTGCGCTTTATGCATTGCAATCCCGGCATAGCGCACCAGATCTTCAGGATTAGAGGTGTGAGTGGGAAACTGAGCAATCCCCACAAAAGGACTTAATTTTACATCATAACGCTTAATATAAAATTGAGTATTAAAACCAACCTTTATTGCCTGGCAAATTTCTGAGATTTTCTCCTTGTTATCATCAGGGAAAAAGAAAGCAAACTGGGTTGAAGTTTGTTTTGCTAATAATCCATACTTCCCAATTTTTTTATTTAATTCCTTCATGGATTCTTTCATTATTTTATCAACCAGTAATTGACCACCTGCATCTGCAATTTCTTCGATTCCTGACACAACAAATGTAATTAATGTCAGTGGTTTATCATTTCGACATCCATTTTTTTTAAAGTAATTAGTTAGCAGTCCGTTTAATTTTCGGCGATTTGGTAATCCTGTAATATTATCATTAAGAAGCGCTTCCTCCAAAGCTTTTCGCTGATCGATAGTTTCGGTAACATCAAGTCCAAGTAGAAGATTTAGGATTTGTCCATCTTTTAGATTAATTGTAGAATGATCCCATTGAATATAATGAATTTTTCCGTTTTTGTCCTTTAATGGCAATGGACCTTTAAAGTCAAGGTTCTCATTTATCTGTTTTCGATGACTTCGACTTAAATTACCAAAAGCACTCATCAATGAATCTCCAACAAGTTCTTCTTCACTTATACCACTTAATTCAGAAATTAATTTGTTAACAGAAACTATTACAAAACGATTCGTGAAAGATATAAAAAGTAAATGACTGTTACTTAGTATTGCTTCAGTATAAACTTGTTGTAAATCAAGTTCTTCTTTTAACTCAATTTGTTCACTAATATCCTGAATCATCCCAATTGTCCGTATATGTTCATTAGTCTCTGAAAAGAAATGTCGTATTCTTAAAAAGATCTCCATTGTCACGCCACGGTGGTTTTTTAACCGATAGTGAATATCAACCTTTTCCTGTGCCTGAAAAGCATTTAGAAAGGCTTTCCAAACGCGGCTTTGATCATCTTGATGAGCCATAAAATGAATGAAGTCCAGATTGGGTTCTACTTCTTTTTCGTCATAACCCAGCAAACTATAGAGTTCCTTTGACCAATAGATTTTTTTTGTATGGTAGTGCATTTCCCAATAACCGATATTCGCCAAATGCTGAATTTCAAAAAGTTCATCATTTTTTTCGCAAATAATTGCTTCTTTTTCCGAGATAGTTTTTGTACTGACAGCGGAAATTCCATAATACGTCTTATCTTGATCTCGATAAATTGTGATTTTTACCAGCAGAGGAACCATCACTTCATTTTTTAAGAAAAGATTGAGTGAAAACTCGTAAAATCCATTTTCTGCAAAACTTCGTAACATTTGTTGTCGATGTTCATGAAATTCGAAGTCAATCTGAAAATGAAGAACACTTTTACCAACAACTCGCTCCATAGGCTTACTTAGCAGCTCTAAAAATGCAGAATTAACTTTTAAAATAATTCCTTCATCATTGGTAAGCAAGACATATTCATTAGTCTGATTGATCAGGTCACCCCAAATTTTAAGTTGACTGTTTTTTTTCTCAAGCGCTGAAATGCGAGAGTATGTTATAATAAATGCAATTGCACTACCTAATAATAATCCAATAGTCACAACTATGAACCAGGAATTTACACTTAAAGTACCCATTTTGGTCCCCTTTGTACATATAATATTTTTATCCAGAACCCTTCTGTTTTAAACATTATAACCGATTCATCATGATTAAGGAAATTTTAAGGAGTTAATTTTTCGTAAAGAATATTTTGTAGATGTAAAAAATATTTACAACTTCATTAAGAAATAGTCTTTGACATTCTCGATTTTTATGCTAAAATATAGTCATTACTTTATCGTGCTAACGTGATAAAGTATAAGGAGGAAGTATGCTTTTTAATTATACTATTGAAGGCTTTGAGACAATTCAACCACAAAATAGCTTTGCTTTTTCAAAAATTGTTTCTGATTTGACAGACTTATATAATTTATATGGTTATCAGCAAGTTTTTATACCAACATTCGAAGCCTATGACTTATATGTAGATGAAGATTCCATTCCCAGTGATGATTTATTTAAAATGATTAGCCACCATGGTAAGGTATTAGCACTTAAACCTGATGCTACGTTACCTATTACGCGAATGGCTGCTATTAATCATCCTAATCCCAGGGAAATTATAAAGTTCTCATATCAAACGAGTATTTATCGAAATTTCTCTGCTTCAGACAGCATTAAAAAAGAAATTAATCAAATCGGTATTGAATACTTTGGAAATGATAGTCCTGAATGTGATGGTGAAATAATTGGTCTCTCAATTTTATCTTTACTTACTGCCGGAATAAAAGACATTCATATTGACTTAGGACATGTTGGTTTTATAAACTGTCTTTTTGAGGAATTGGATTTTTCACCAGAACAACAAAATACACTTTTTGAATATATTGAAAATAAAAACATTGGTGACATTACTGCTTTTCTGAAAGAAATGAAAATTGGCTCTGAACTCCGTGAAGTTATCACTAAGCTCCCCGTACTTTATGGAAAACCGAGTGATGTTATTAAAGACATGAAAGCAATATGTATCAACAAAAAAATGGAAGAAGTAGTTTTGAAAATTTCTGAAGTCTATAATCATTTGCAAACCATGGGTTTTGATCAATATATCAATTTTGATCTTGGATTTACCAATCAGATGAATTACTATTCTGATACTATTTTCAAGGTTTATATCAACAATTGGGGTGAACCAGTTATCAGTGGAGGAAGATACAATAATCTTTCAGAAAAATTTGGTATATCAAGACCAGCCTGCGGCTTTGCTCTTGATGTAATGAAAGTTTTAAATTATATGGACCAAAATAATATGTTGCCACAGAGTAACTTCCTTAGAACTATCATTGTTTATGAACCCGAGCAAAAAAGCCAAGCTTACAAAATGGGATGCAAACTTAGAAATGATGGAAAAGTTGCAGAGCTTTTCATTGCGCAGAAAAATGTATTGGGGCAGATAGAGTTTTTAAAATCAAATCCACTTTATCAGAATATAGAGGTTTTTTATCTAAAAAACAATGAACTTTTTGAGCTTGATGGTCAACAATTTAAAAAACTTGAAAGAAGGTAAAAAAATGGCAATTAAATTTGCGCTTGCTAAGGGACGGGTTGCTAAAAAGGCAATTGAATTACTGATTGATCTGGGCTATAAATTCAGTGACTATTCTGAAAAAAGCCGAAAACTGATTTTTGAAGACACTACTGGTGAAATTGCATTTTTTCTGGTAAAATCTCCTGATGTAGCAACTTATGTTGAAAAGGGCGCTGCTGATATTGGAATTGTTGGAAAAGATGTCCTACTTGAACATCCCGCAAAAGTATATGAGATGCTAAATTTAAATATTGGGAAATGTCGAATGTGTGTCGCTGGTTATCAGAATCGTCCATTAGCTTATGGCAAAAAACTGGTAGTTGGAACAAAATATCCGGTGATTGCCAAAAATTATTTTCAGTCAAAAAAACAATTAGTTGATATAATTAAATTAAATGGATCTGTGGAGCTTGCACCAATTATTGGGCTCTCTGATTGTATTGTCGATATTGTTGAAAGTGGCAGTACATTAAAAGAAAATGGCCTTGCTGTTCTTGAGGAAATTTGTGAGATTAGTTCCCGACTGATTGTTAATCAGGTTAGCTTAAAAACAAAAAGAGAATCTATCGATCCAATCATCAAAGCGTTTGAAACACAGTTAACGACTGAAGTCTAGAAAGGACTGTTATGAAACTCATTAATTATAAAAATAATCTAAATGTTAATACCATCTTAAAACGTGATGACGAAGATAAAGAAGACATCAGAAACGCGGTTCTGGAAATTCTTAAAGGTGTGAAAAGAGACGGAAATGCTGCACTCTTGTATTATACGAAAGCGCTTGATAAATGCGAACTTACAAGTTTAAAAGTCACATCTGAAGAAATTGAAGAAGCTTATGCTTCTGTTTCCCCAGACCTAATAAAAATTATGGAAGAAGCAGCTTTAAATATCAGAAGTTTTCATGAAAAACAATTGGAAAAAACATGGACTTACTCTCCTCAGGCAGGTGTAACACTTGGTCAGCATATTACTCCCCTTGAAAGAGTCGGTTTATATGTTCCGGGTGGCAAGGCTACTTATCCCTCGACTGTTTTGATGGATGCTATTCCAGCTCTGGTTGCTGGTGTTGAATCGCTTGCTATGGTAACACCACCAGATAAAAACGGGCTAATAAATCCAAACATTTTAGCTGCGGCTAAAATAGCTGGCGTGACAGAAATCTACAAGATTGGCGGTGCTCAGGCTGTAGCTGCACTAGCATATGGAACGGAAACGATAAAACCGGTAAATAAAATTGTTGGTCCTGGTAATATTTATGTTGCAACTGCAAAAAAAGAAGTATTTGGGACAGTTGATATCGATATGATAGCAGGCCCCAGTGAAGTGTTGATTATTGCTGATGAAAATGCTAATCCGGTTTTTATTGCTGCCGACATGTTATCACAAGCTGAGCACGATGAAATGGCTATGTCTGTCCTTGTTACGCCTTCAGAAAAATTAGGTCGGGCAGTAATAGAAGAAGTATATCGACAAATCAGCGAAGACCTTAATAGAAAAGAAATTGCGAAGCAATCAGTAGATGAATTTGGCTTTGTATTTGTAGTTAACGATATGGATGAAGCATTTGAATTATCAAATGAAATTGCTCCGGAACATCTTGAACTGATGATCAATAATCCTATGGACACGTTGGAAAAGGTACGCAATGCCGGCGCCATTTTTATGGGGGCTTATAGTCCTGAACCCTTGGGTGATTACTTTGCTGGTCCTAATCATACACTACCAACTTCAGGGACAGCAAAATTCTCTTCTCCACTTGGCGTCTATGATTTCTTAAAGAAATCCAGTATCCTTTCCTATGATGCTGAATCTCTTCAAGAAATATCGCAAAGAATCGCTGCATTTGCCCGCTCTGAAGGCCTGGATGCTCATGCTAAAGCTGTTGAAAGGCGGTTTGAAAACTAATGAAAAATTTTACACGCGAAAATATTAAAAAGCTGGTTGCATATAAAGTTGATGCTCCACAATATGAAATAATTGTTAATGCAAATGAAAGCGCTTATGATTTTCCGATGATTTTGAAACGACAATTTTGCGATGAAATCTGCAATACCGATTTAAATCGCTATCCGGAAGCCTGTTTTCCCGAGTTGCTTGAAGCACTGTCGGAATATACAGGCGTCCCTACTGATGGGATTATATGTGGGTCAGGGTCCGATGAAGTGATTGCTCAAATTAATCAGGCCTTTATCGATCCTGGAGATGTAATTGTTTCACATTCACCTTCTTTTAGTATGTATGAAATCTGGTCCTCGATTGCCAATGCAAATTATGTTCCCGTTCCTGACTTGGACGGACATATCCCGGATCTTAAAGGTATTATTGAAAAAGCTAATGAAATGGATGCTAAAATAATATATTTATGTAATCCCAATAATCCAACTGGATATGTATTCTCACGTAAGCAGATTATTAAAGTATTAGATTCGGTATCATCACTGGTTATTCTTGATGAAGCCTATATTGAGTTTTTCGGTGAATCGTCAGTTGACTTATTAGATAGTTATCCTAATCTGATGATTTTAAGAACCTTTTCAAAAGCTTTCGGACTAGCAGGAATTCGATGCGGTTATGCCCTCGGAAGCAGAGAAATTATTGATGTTCTTTATAAGGTTAAAGGCCCATATAACCTTAATGTCATGACTCAAAAAATTGCTGTCATCGCTTTAAAAAATCGCGGAAAAATTTTATCACACCTTGATGAAATTCGTTCTGAACGAGACTTTATTAAAGCGGAGTTGGAAGCACTCAATTCCTTTAAAATATACCCATCTGGCTCTAATTTTATTTTCTTTGAGACACCATTGGCTGAAAAAATATACCAGGAACTTTTAGAAAACAATATACTAATCAAGTGGTTTAAAGACACCAGCAGACATCCTGGAAGTATCCGGTTTTCAATAGGAAAACCGCAGGAAAATAAACAAATCCTTTCAATTATTAAAAAGGTTGTGGAAAATAATGCGTAAAATAAGTTTGCAAAGAGAAACGGCAGAAACTCAAATAAGTTTGACATTAAATCTTGATGGTACAGGAATAAGTAATATATCTACTGGAAGTGGTTTTTTTGATCACATGCTGATTCTTTTCTCTAAGCATGGGCGTTTTGATCTGACTATCAATGCTCAGGGAGATAATGTTGACAACCATCACGTTATAGAAGATATTGGCATTTTATTAGGTAAAGCCTTTTATGAAGCGCTTGGTGAAAAAAAAGGTATTAACCGATATGCTTTTTCTTTTACTCCTATGGATGAAGCTTTATGTCGAATCTGTATAGACATCAGCGGCCGAAGCTATCTAGTTTTCGATGTTAATCTTGAACGCGAATTCATTGGTGACTTTGAGACTGAAATGCTGGAAGAATTTTTTGTCGCTTTTACCTCTAATAGTAAAATTACACTTCATATACAGTCTTTGTATGGTAAAAACAATCATCATATTGTTGAGGGAATCTTTAAAGGTTTTGGTCGAACGTTAAATCAGGCTTGTGCTATTGGTGAATTCACAAATGAAATACCTTCGACTAAAGGGATTATTGAATAAAGGAGTTAATAATGATAGCTATTGTAGATTATGATGTAGGAAATTTAAAAAATGTCTATACTGCCCTAAAAGATGTCGAACTTGATGGCATCATTACACGGGATAAAAATATTTTAAATGATGCAGATGCAATTATTCTTCCAGGTGTAGGTGCATTTTCTGATGCTATGGAAAAACTAAAAGAATTTGATTTAGTTGAAAGCTTAAATCAAAATGTAAAAAAAGGAAAATTACTGTTGGGAATCTGTCTCGGAATGCAGCTTCTTTTTGATAAAAGTTATGAAGATGGTGAGTTTTCAGGATTATCCTATATTCCCGGTGAAATTGTTAGATTTCCCCAATCAGAACTAAAGATACCGCATATG
This genomic interval from Eubacteriaceae bacterium ES3 contains the following:
- a CDS encoding ABC transporter ATP-binding protein, whose product is MIEVQDLTLKYLNGNGVFDLNFLVKKGEVVGLIGPETAGKTTIIRLLMGFHRSSRGQALINGMNTFLKASAIKKNLGYIPEDPAFFEGMRVKSYLDFMSRLRRTNSAEVKQSRNELSEIFNLDQSARIDRMGSEDKQKLSIVAAFMHDPEIYIFDEPFKHLNPALESKLANLIIEEKKKGKTFFLTSQMFSEVERVADRVALLRSGRLLELDDVITLKAKEIKSYRVKFSKSPNLDQFKKFGFGYKRIDAKDFEIFAPGNRIDALIKVLSHENVLIFNSNEQTLEESFQNFYSRKVEEI
- the rsmA gene encoding 16S rRNA (adenine(1518)-N(6)/adenine(1519)-N(6))-dimethyltransferase RsmA, with product MEKLTSPKVIKSVLNKYDLHFNKRYGQNFLIDDNIVKKIADTGDIGPDDLIIEIGPGIGTLTAVLCEKANKVYSVEIDKKLIPVLSETLNEYNNVEIIQNDILKTDIKSLIEKDTYNNLKVVANLPYYITTPIIMGFLEMDLAIEKMVFLIQKEVGERLCAVPGTKAYGSLSIAAQFYADVKIEFLVPANVFMPKPKVDSIVVSMKKKKSPDLIVDNKETFFKIVKAGFINRRKTLINSLTTNTSFSKEQVVEALEHCGIALNVRGEALTGQEFALLSNYFNILDGLRR
- a CDS encoding HAD hydrolase-like protein codes for the protein MPYKCVIFDFDGTLADTEEKAFEIYNRLARKYNYSQVTMEELQHIKNLHIKEILEIVDIPLHHFPKVIKEGQKMLRLESSEIHAFNTDIHDFFIELNKQVEFCGILTSNIKKTVNHFLKKYYLEDEIKFVKCSALMSKAEKIRKVMRWSRIKPEEMLYVGDETRDIEACQKVGVDVAAVEWGYNSPSALKQCNPTYMIDDLWNLIEIVKKKQSSYETVKFANPGTNIFEEKLSEI
- a CDS encoding PAS domain S-box protein, which codes for MGTLSVNSWFIVVTIGLLLGSAIAFIITYSRISALEKKNSQLKIWGDLINQTNEYVLLTNDEGIILKVNSAFLELLSKPMERVVGKSVLHFQIDFEFHEHRQQMLRSFAENGFYEFSLNLFLKNEVMVPLLVKITIYRDQDKTYYGISAVSTKTISEKEAIICEKNDELFEIQHLANIGYWEMHYHTKKIYWSKELYSLLGYDEKEVEPNLDFIHFMAHQDDQSRVWKAFLNAFQAQEKVDIHYRLKNHRGVTMEIFLRIRHFFSETNEHIRTIGMIQDISEQIELKEELDLQQVYTEAILSNSHLLFISFTNRFVIVSVNKLISELSGISEEELVGDSLMSAFGNLSRSHRKQINENLDFKGPLPLKDKNGKIHYIQWDHSTINLKDGQILNLLLGLDVTETIDQRKALEEALLNDNITGLPNRRKLNGLLTNYFKKNGCRNDKPLTLITFVVSGIEEIADAGGQLLVDKIMKESMKELNKKIGKYGLLAKQTSTQFAFFFPDDNKEKISEICQAIKVGFNTQFYIKRYDVKLSPFVGIAQFPTHTSNPEDLVRYAGIAMHKAQRENISILYFSDIMLGDFATEDKGVAKLLT
- a CDS encoding ATP phosphoribosyltransferase regulatory subunit — its product is MLFNYTIEGFETIQPQNSFAFSKIVSDLTDLYNLYGYQQVFIPTFEAYDLYVDEDSIPSDDLFKMISHHGKVLALKPDATLPITRMAAINHPNPREIIKFSYQTSIYRNFSASDSIKKEINQIGIEYFGNDSPECDGEIIGLSILSLLTAGIKDIHIDLGHVGFINCLFEELDFSPEQQNTLFEYIENKNIGDITAFLKEMKIGSELREVITKLPVLYGKPSDVIKDMKAICINKKMEEVVLKISEVYNHLQTMGFDQYINFDLGFTNQMNYYSDTIFKVYINNWGEPVISGGRYNNLSEKFGISRPACGFALDVMKVLNYMDQNNMLPQSNFLRTIIVYEPEQKSQAYKMGCKLRNDGKVAELFIAQKNVLGQIEFLKSNPLYQNIEVFYLKNNELFELDGQQFKKLERR
- the hisG gene encoding ATP phosphoribosyltransferase, producing the protein MAIKFALAKGRVAKKAIELLIDLGYKFSDYSEKSRKLIFEDTTGEIAFFLVKSPDVATYVEKGAADIGIVGKDVLLEHPAKVYEMLNLNIGKCRMCVAGYQNRPLAYGKKLVVGTKYPVIAKNYFQSKKQLVDIIKLNGSVELAPIIGLSDCIVDIVESGSTLKENGLAVLEEICEISSRLIVNQVSLKTKRESIDPIIKAFETQLTTEV
- the hisD gene encoding histidinol dehydrogenase, whose amino-acid sequence is MKLINYKNNLNVNTILKRDDEDKEDIRNAVLEILKGVKRDGNAALLYYTKALDKCELTSLKVTSEEIEEAYASVSPDLIKIMEEAALNIRSFHEKQLEKTWTYSPQAGVTLGQHITPLERVGLYVPGGKATYPSTVLMDAIPALVAGVESLAMVTPPDKNGLINPNILAAAKIAGVTEIYKIGGAQAVAALAYGTETIKPVNKIVGPGNIYVATAKKEVFGTVDIDMIAGPSEVLIIADENANPVFIAADMLSQAEHDEMAMSVLVTPSEKLGRAVIEEVYRQISEDLNRKEIAKQSVDEFGFVFVVNDMDEAFELSNEIAPEHLELMINNPMDTLEKVRNAGAIFMGAYSPEPLGDYFAGPNHTLPTSGTAKFSSPLGVYDFLKKSSILSYDAESLQEISQRIAAFARSEGLDAHAKAVERRFEN
- the hisC gene encoding histidinol-phosphate transaminase, producing the protein MKNFTRENIKKLVAYKVDAPQYEIIVNANESAYDFPMILKRQFCDEICNTDLNRYPEACFPELLEALSEYTGVPTDGIICGSGSDEVIAQINQAFIDPGDVIVSHSPSFSMYEIWSSIANANYVPVPDLDGHIPDLKGIIEKANEMDAKIIYLCNPNNPTGYVFSRKQIIKVLDSVSSLVILDEAYIEFFGESSVDLLDSYPNLMILRTFSKAFGLAGIRCGYALGSREIIDVLYKVKGPYNLNVMTQKIAVIALKNRGKILSHLDEIRSERDFIKAELEALNSFKIYPSGSNFIFFETPLAEKIYQELLENNILIKWFKDTSRHPGSIRFSIGKPQENKQILSIIKKVVENNA
- the hisB gene encoding imidazoleglycerol-phosphate dehydratase HisB, encoding MMRKISLQRETAETQISLTLNLDGTGISNISTGSGFFDHMLILFSKHGRFDLTINAQGDNVDNHHVIEDIGILLGKAFYEALGEKKGINRYAFSFTPMDEALCRICIDISGRSYLVFDVNLEREFIGDFETEMLEEFFVAFTSNSKITLHIQSLYGKNNHHIVEGIFKGFGRTLNQACAIGEFTNEIPSTKGIIE
- the hisH gene encoding imidazole glycerol phosphate synthase subunit HisH — encoded protein: MIAIVDYDVGNLKNVYTALKDVELDGIITRDKNILNDADAIILPGVGAFSDAMEKLKEFDLVESLNQNVKKGKLLLGICLGMQLLFDKSYEDGEFSGLSYIPGEIVRFPQSELKIPHMGWNNLIKNVDSPLLNQIGTDDYVYFVHSYYADPLDFNDVIAYAEYGVKVPGIVQKNNVIGMQFHPEKSARVGKQLLTNLKEMIK